GCGGTGTGCTGGACCTCAAAGACGTGAGTGACCTGACACCAGTATAACAAACATTGATCCCATCACTGGAGATGTTTCATCATATTGGGACACTTAATAAGATGACACTTTAATATTTCTTTTAAACTGTTGAATATAATATAGCTGTTCTGGTCCAGGAGTGCACACACATACCCAATGAATGTATTTAGTAGGAatcataaaacagaaaatacatacacatacagtcaAACCTACAGAATACCTTCCAAATAATGGTTAAATGTAACTTAAAATTTTTATGTTTTGCCAATGCCCACAGTGCACACTGAGGAATAATATTACTGATGTTACCCAATTTAACAAGCACCAACCAGGAGGAGATCCAAAATGACCACAACGAGACCTGAAAGAGATGAAAATgaacagcagagagacagaaaataactaCAGAAATGGGCAAAGCAGcaccaaaaagacaaaaaaaaatacatcgtAGAGATCCGAATGACTGCACAGTGCACACAAcaaccacaatgagacacaaaattacaatgAAAGACACAATGaaattacctcaaaaagacacaaaataaccacaaggaTAAACAGAATGATCACAAATAGACAAAAAACACCATATAGTcagtgtgtcttgctcctatgtaagagaggtggtggggccctctACATATTGGTTCCCAGGGGCCCATgctctcataatccgcccatggaCTTGTGGTTCTTTATTGTTTCTGTTCACTTtactaaatgtgaaaaaaagaagtttagtttttttttttaaattttattttaagtcaCATTCCAATTAAAACCCAAAAAAGAGTAACTATTTACGCTGTATTTAATTCATATAGCAGAGGCTGATTTTTCTGAAGGAGCTGAAAAGTGAAAGTAATACACTGACAATTgacaaataccacaaacaaCCCCACTTAGAAAACCTGAGCTATCCCTTTAGTATTGTCTGGAAGTGATGTCTGAGTGTTCCGGTACAGTTGGCTGAGACACCCAGATCATAGACTCTGTggacatttatgaaacaaatcCCCATAGGATGACGAGGCTCAGTGGGCTTTTTTTTGTGTTCTTTCAGGCTGTCAAGCTCCTGGCTGTCGCACAGAAAAGGCGaatctatgacatcacaaatgtgCTGGAGGGTGTTGGTCTCATTGTGAAAATCTCCAAGAGCGTTGTGAAGTGGAAGTAAGTTTCCAACCCTGCTTTGTGTGTACACATTTCAATATGCATGTGTGTTAGGAGTGTGGtgcaaaatatgttttacaaTATAATGCATATCTTTTTCTAAATAAGGGGTGCGGTGCCAGGAGAAACTGCACACATGTTAACCAACAGAGTGATGGAGTTGAGGGCTGAGCTGAAAGACTTGGAGCAGAAGGAGTGTATGTTGGACCAGCAGAGATTCTGGGTAGAACAGAGCATCAGGAACACAAGGGAGGACTGCAGTGAATATCCTTTTTATGAAGCCACAGCAAAGTGCGCAGAAATATACTGTGTGTGCTTGTTGGAAATGTTTCACTCTTCCTGCTTTAACAGTAAAATGTAAACTGAAAATGAGATGTCAGACATTATTTTGAGCAGATTAAATGTGGTATTTCAAGTTGAACCTTAACTCACATTAACTCTGACCTATGTGAATCATGACGACATCTGCAACTGCTTCAGTGGTAAGTTACAGTTATTCTGTACTTTCTGTTACAGCATAGTTGGTTCAatataaaggcaaaaagaaccacaagcatttatttttacttttaatatatAAAGAACAGACTACATTATTGTCATCTGAAAGAATTTTGACTCTCTTCTCCCTCCAGGCCATACTCTCTTGGCAGTACGAGCACCGCCTGGCACACAGCTAGATGTTCCCATTCCCAAAGCTGTAAGTTCTGCATCACTGGAACCCACTGccgtttttcttttctgctttCATTAATTCAGATGGGATGATTTTGTGTGTGAATACATCTTTCTTTCAGGTTCAGGACAGCCCAGCAAAGTACCAGATCCATCTAAAAAGTATTAATGGACCGATTGATGTCGTACTTCTTAACAaactctctgtcagctctgttcCTGTCGTACTGCCTGTCCCACCACCTGAAGAACTTTTACGGAACGCCAAACCAGTCATACCCACTTTAGATGAGACGGGAAGCAGTATCGCACCTTGTCAGGTTTCAGCTGACACCGGACATGGCACCAAATCTACAATGTCGGCCATGGAGGACATGCAGCACCTTCAGTCATCGTCATTAAAAAACAGACCGGATTCATCTAAATGTGAGTGTTTTAGTTTGAACGCTTtctgaagtgtgtttttgttgaaatAGAATCCTAAATTTAGTTTTAGCTTGATACTCAACCCCTTGCcagattgattttaaaaatgggGAAATTAATATgaagtttaaaataatttgtttaaGACACTTATCAGGTGTACTACTTGACCAAGGTTATTGTAGttgactaaaactaaactaaaattagGTGTAAAGAAACATTTAAGTTACCTGAAGTAAAAATAGCtagacttaagaaaaaaatgaaaaccaaCTGAAACAATACTGTGTACTTACgaaactgaactaaaataatATACAGGAAATCTTGTAGGTTTTAGACTTTGGCTGGTACATTTACACAGGGTATTAAGATGCGTCCACGGTGATCGGATCACAAGTAGACAGCTCAAAGTACAGGTGTAAATGCACCAAATGAGTCGTCAGTGCGTTTTGAGATCCAGTCGCTCAGAGCACATTCAGAGGTGGTCTGGGCAGCATGTGGCCaaattctgtgtgtgtacactaaTGTGTCCTTAGCCACAGTGAAGGACTGCCTACTCAGCTCACGTCTTTGCTTATCTGACACCCCACTGGAAAAGAAAACTTTCATTAATGCAGTTGCACCGATGAAGAGTTGAAGCACTGTCTCTGGTGCCACTCCTCTTGCGGTGAATGGTCAGTTCACTGTCTGCCTGGTTAATGTGAGTTCACAAAGCAGCAGCTGTTAACTGGTctcaacaaactcacaccaacatTGAATCTGCTCAACTCTGTCGTTAAACCCATTAATAAcagttaagcccagttcagaccaaagatttgcgacatgacgagttgaaacatgcaactacttgcaatgtgccattctgtaatgttctaaaaacctgcccgttcacaccaatgcaactagaaaACTAGACAgagtatcatctctatgcagcaactctctgtacttct
The Epinephelus lanceolatus isolate andai-2023 chromosome 2, ASM4190304v1, whole genome shotgun sequence DNA segment above includes these coding regions:
- the LOC117251317 gene encoding transcription factor E2F5-like, whose translation is MDPEGSPHSADEETATPDQIPKYQRSMRSLHMLATKFLVLLQEADGGVLDLKDAVKLLAVAQKRRIYDITNVLEGVGLIVKISKSVVKWKGAVPGETAHMLTNRVMELRAELKDLEQKECMLDQQRFWVEQSIRNTREDCSDLTYVNHDDICNCFSGHTLLAVRAPPGTQLDVPIPKAVQDSPAKYQIHLKSINGPIDVVLLNKLSVSSVPVVLPVPPPEELLRNAKPVIPTLDETGSSIAPCQVSADTGHGTKSTMSAMEDMQHLQSSSLKNRPDSSKSQALSKQLQELLRPTKEMISADRIRELIASEVFSPLVRLSPPPSEHEYAYNLDDSEGLCDLFDVPMVNV